Below is a genomic region from Raphanus sativus cultivar WK10039 chromosome 4, ASM80110v3, whole genome shotgun sequence.
aatctgaatacCCTTCCCATCTGCATTCACAACATTAGCTAAAGACTATCAGTAATTGTTGAATGTCATCTTCAGTATTGTTATTGATACCATAAACTTGTTACCATTCCTGGCTTCTTCTCTTGTAGATATCAAACACTACTTCTAGCTGGTGGTTTATCACTCACTGCTGGCATGTTTCTTCTGAGTTGATTCTTATTATTGAGACATACTTTATTGCTTTCTCTAAACTTTGATTGTTTTTtcctgtttttttctttttcagatatTCTTTCTTCAGGGAAGATTTGTATTCGGGCCAGACGTGAGATCACTGGCGCTGACAATATGTCTCATTGCTGTTCCTGTTACAATTTTCTGCATCTTTGTCGCGAGGAAGCTAATGGATGACTTCTCTGATAGCTGCTGGGGAGTATCTATACTAGCTGTTGCCATCGTCTTCACCATTTATGTAAGTATTTAGTTTGTGTTGCACTTTATGAGGCACATGTTCTAATGACCGAGGAAATGGTCGTTTTGTATCCACAGGATTTACTTCTTCTGCTGGTTACATCCGGAAAAGATCCAGGAATCATCCCTAGAAACGCTCATCCTCCAGAGCCTGAAGCACTCGACCCCAACATGGACGCAGGAGCTGGCCAGACCCCTCAGTTGCGACTGCCTCGCATTAAGGAAGTAGAGGTTAACGGAATCACATTCAAGGTCAAGTACTGCGACACTTGCATGCTCTATAGGCCTCCTCGCTGTTCCCATTGCTCCATTTGCAACAACTGCGTTGAAAAGTTTGACCATCACTGCCCTTGGGTTGGCCAATGTATCGGTCTGGTAAGTCACAATCCAACAACTATTCTCATAAAACCATACTTTTTAGCTTAAAAAATCTCATATAGTCTCTCATGGTTGTTTGTTGCAGAGGAACTACAGATTCTTCTTCATGTTTGTCTTCTCCACGACCCTTCTCTGTATATACGTTCACGCCTTCTGCTGGGTGTATATAAGGAAGATCACTGAATCAGAGCATACAACTATCTGGAAGGCAATGCTCAAAACTCCTGCCTCCATTGTTCTGATAATCTACACGTTCATAACGATGTGGTTTGTTGGTGGCTTAACAGCATTCCATCTATATCTCATCAGCACAAACCAG
It encodes:
- the LOC108848297 gene encoding probable protein S-acyltransferase 7; amino-acid sequence: MYVVPPPERSGSASDAGDLRVYQTWKGSNIFFLQGRFVFGPDVRSLALTICLIAVPVTIFCIFVARKLMDDFSDSCWGVSILAVAIVFTIYDLLLLLVTSGKDPGIIPRNAHPPEPEALDPNMDAGAGQTPQLRLPRIKEVEVNGITFKVKYCDTCMLYRPPRCSHCSICNNCVEKFDHHCPWVGQCIGLRNYRFFFMFVFSTTLLCIYVHAFCWVYIRKITESEHTTIWKAMLKTPASIVLIIYTFITMWFVGGLTAFHLYLISTNQTTYENFRYRYDRRSNPHNKGVVNNFKATFCSSIPPSKNDFRALVHREPPLPPRSVAGGFMSPNMGKANDDIEMGRKAVWADMGPAMSEHGDGKHGNNERLHVKDGELGELSPDVRTTVDEQRDRPGVHTRRASWGRRSGSWDISPEVMALAGRVGGEQNQNRGGSSGGSGLVTENRHT